A single genomic interval of Desulfovibrio sp. JC022 harbors:
- a CDS encoding VOC family protein, giving the protein MQFQVGTNLPCIELLHHHGRTAQPPSRYGISLIPAGKNIPQKNEQLAPLGINLVSEFPENAISGKYSVQLSTSSIEESLKFWKEGIGLKVVGQEDENCYLNHRSISPTWNFNLTITSHSGKAEPMFLDDLGCSCVSFWVRDIEKTIEHLRSNNASFTGNKFDLIVNGKTVAAAFVRGPHGEMIELLEFS; this is encoded by the coding sequence ATGCAGTTTCAAGTAGGAACAAATCTGCCCTGTATTGAACTCCTGCATCACCACGGCAGGACTGCACAACCCCCGTCCCGTTACGGAATATCTTTAATTCCAGCCGGAAAAAATATACCGCAGAAGAACGAGCAGCTGGCTCCTCTCGGGATTAATCTTGTTTCGGAATTTCCGGAAAATGCAATCAGCGGAAAATATTCCGTACAGCTGTCGACCAGCAGCATTGAGGAATCTTTAAAATTCTGGAAGGAAGGAATCGGGCTTAAAGTTGTGGGGCAGGAAGATGAAAACTGCTATTTAAATCACCGCTCAATAAGTCCTACATGGAATTTCAATTTAACTATAACTTCTCATTCCGGGAAAGCAGAGCCGATGTTCCTTGATGACTTAGGCTGTTCCTGCGTCAGCTTCTGGGTGCGTGACATTGAAAAAACCATAGAACATCTAAGAAGCAATAACGCCTCATTTACAGGCAATAAATTTGATCTCATCGTCAACGGTAAAACCGTTGCCGCCGCATTTGTCCGTGGCCCGCATGGCGAGATGATAGAACTGCTCGAATTCTCCTGA
- a CDS encoding bifunctional 2-polyprenyl-6-hydroxyphenol methylase/3-demethylubiquinol 3-O-methyltransferase UbiG: MLQVPSDVIILLGPNESYIVYNVFSRTCLALDAEALNCFRKLEKDAQCNNESHGTVWEIGWFSNDDGLLADPTRIIREKENWPAPQKMSGEELKALFLKNSFLVEDLETYRERFSLKKGLLDFNHFGNFHQQLGQHLLTVKREDPVKWWYNQKFTEDLSQIKKNLYHSVQENYLKQYLPGILNSETSIVDLGCGVGYYSKHMASLGAQVLAVDPNTHYLELAADDLPENLKTMNAPIGQPNALDKIESNSVDYVFMSDALLFYFVPETPDQQGDISILMNDIHRILKPNGKFISVEPNSTFFLAPWFGDDQHPFTILSEYRNRNFNIVAPQSDMIKAILPFGFNVSMIDDMYSSSEIEDKRAHSFAKEFPVWQIIEFSKV, from the coding sequence ATGCTTCAAGTTCCATCTGACGTTATCATTTTACTGGGCCCCAATGAAAGCTACATCGTATACAACGTATTTTCCAGAACCTGCCTTGCGCTGGACGCTGAAGCCCTGAACTGCTTCAGAAAACTGGAAAAGGACGCGCAGTGCAACAATGAGTCTCATGGAACTGTCTGGGAAATCGGCTGGTTTTCAAATGATGACGGTTTACTGGCCGACCCCACAAGAATTATCCGCGAAAAAGAAAACTGGCCTGCTCCGCAAAAAATGTCCGGAGAGGAACTAAAAGCTCTTTTTCTGAAAAACAGCTTTCTGGTTGAAGATCTGGAAACATACAGGGAGCGGTTTTCCCTGAAAAAAGGCCTTCTGGACTTCAATCATTTCGGCAATTTCCACCAGCAGTTAGGCCAGCACCTGCTCACCGTAAAACGCGAAGACCCCGTCAAATGGTGGTATAACCAGAAATTTACTGAAGATTTAAGTCAGATAAAAAAAAACCTGTACCATAGTGTACAGGAAAATTACCTGAAACAATATCTCCCCGGAATTTTAAATTCCGAGACATCTATTGTCGATCTGGGGTGCGGGGTAGGATATTACAGCAAACATATGGCTTCCCTTGGCGCACAGGTTTTAGCGGTAGATCCCAACACCCATTATTTGGAACTGGCAGCTGATGACCTGCCCGAAAACTTAAAAACGATGAACGCGCCTATCGGCCAACCGAATGCCTTAGATAAAATCGAAAGCAATAGCGTGGACTATGTATTCATGAGTGACGCGCTGCTTTTCTATTTCGTGCCAGAAACACCGGATCAGCAAGGCGACATCAGCATCCTGATGAATGACATACACAGAATTCTGAAACCCAACGGCAAGTTCATCAGTGTTGAGCCCAACTCCACCTTCTTTCTGGCTCCCTGGTTCGGCGATGATCAACACCCGTTTACAATTCTCTCAGAATACAGAAACCGAAATTTCAATATAGTCGCTCCCCAGTCAGACATGATCAAAGCTATTCTGCCTTTCGGTTTTAATGTATCGATGATTGACGACATGTATTCAAGTTCCGAAATTGAAGATAAACGGGCGCACTCTTTTGCCAAAGAATTTCCCGTTTGGCAGATTATTGAATTCAGCAAAGTCTAA
- a CDS encoding acyl carrier protein, with product MLTETESFVIEQLEKVKEIPASSDEEKKNFNFIDEGHIDSFGIMNLVLTVEDKFNVQLTQDHFQSEEIRTVSGMAKIINDLKG from the coding sequence ATGTTAACAGAAACTGAAAGCTTTGTTATCGAACAGCTTGAAAAGGTAAAAGAAATTCCTGCCTCATCTGATGAAGAAAAGAAAAACTTCAACTTTATCGATGAGGGGCATATTGATTCGTTTGGAATTATGAACCTTGTCCTTACAGTGGAAGACAAATTCAATGTCCAGTTGACGCAAGATCATTTCCAGAGTGAGGAGATCAGGACTGTTTCCGGAATGGCTAAAATAATCAACGACCTGAAAGGCTAA
- a CDS encoding DUF4910 domain-containing protein: protein MFNYTKKEMIAALQNVGIATGDIVLFYLSLGMLGLGEGVTSQERMNELFLECAREALGPEGTILIPCYSYSLCKGELFDADSTPGTIGPFPEFFRNQPQVIRSKEPILSICGQGPAAQDLFHNLPKTTYGRESVYERLIENKAKICTVGLRLNWATYRHYIEEIAEVPFRYRKYFRGPVLKDGKICEEQWTYSVRLWPENADPDGIRLAEMAVADGVCSSVRLGRNSIYCIEAGEYFEYACKQFKKDPWLSAKGPAADPIELEENRVPVKKYNISINPDASLQEIVDTLTPLPRHVMSDAYNSALNSLSKAAPLEIHDFYTGAEGLNLIVPEKWTCHEASLTSADGVAISSHDNPLHVGGHSTSFEGNLSWDELSEHLVTGEKNYLPLTSNINRPTWSFAVSDDQKKKMAGQSCSVSIKADFSFNKMRIGEINVKGKSDKTILLATYLDGACVNNKGLYGVSCGIELMRCLQKRKELNHSYKLLIMPHNFGPDLWLKQHKDTLPSACLNLEMDSWADLSVATKPHPWFNRIECDDCLPSSEDTAAFQTTGVPAFSLVSQGKTRKAEETVSQLLKIIDNFEGTGLTGPDHPAKS from the coding sequence ATGTTCAACTATACAAAAAAAGAAATGATTGCCGCCCTGCAAAATGTAGGGATAGCCACAGGTGATATTGTATTATTTTACCTCAGCCTCGGAATGCTCGGTCTTGGTGAAGGAGTAACCAGCCAGGAACGCATGAATGAACTGTTTCTTGAATGCGCCCGGGAAGCTCTTGGGCCAGAAGGGACAATCCTTATCCCCTGCTATTCATACTCGTTATGCAAAGGAGAACTGTTCGATGCAGACTCCACCCCCGGAACCATCGGCCCCTTTCCGGAATTTTTCAGAAACCAGCCGCAGGTAATACGTTCAAAAGAGCCGATTCTATCCATTTGCGGCCAAGGGCCGGCGGCACAGGACTTATTTCATAACCTCCCCAAAACAACATATGGACGCGAAAGTGTATACGAACGGTTAATAGAAAATAAAGCAAAGATATGCACGGTAGGATTACGTCTGAACTGGGCAACTTACAGACATTACATTGAAGAAATAGCAGAAGTTCCCTTCAGATATAGAAAGTACTTCCGCGGACCAGTTCTGAAAGACGGAAAAATATGCGAAGAACAATGGACATACAGCGTGCGCTTATGGCCTGAAAATGCGGACCCGGACGGTATAAGACTGGCTGAAATGGCTGTAGCCGATGGAGTATGCTCTTCTGTCAGGTTAGGACGCAATTCAATTTACTGTATCGAAGCAGGGGAATATTTCGAATATGCCTGCAAACAATTCAAAAAAGATCCATGGCTCAGTGCAAAAGGTCCTGCTGCGGACCCCATTGAACTGGAAGAAAACCGTGTTCCTGTAAAAAAATATAATATTTCAATTAATCCGGACGCATCACTACAGGAAATTGTTGACACCCTGACTCCATTGCCGCGACACGTCATGTCTGATGCATATAATTCTGCTCTGAACTCACTAAGCAAAGCCGCACCGCTTGAAATCCATGATTTCTATACCGGAGCAGAGGGGCTGAATCTTATTGTACCCGAAAAATGGACCTGTCATGAGGCATCCCTGACCTCAGCCGATGGCGTCGCCATTTCAAGCCATGACAACCCGCTCCATGTGGGGGGCCATTCTACAAGCTTTGAAGGCAATCTTTCATGGGACGAACTATCAGAACATCTTGTTACAGGTGAAAAAAACTATCTTCCGCTGACGTCAAATATCAATCGGCCTACATGGTCATTTGCTGTTTCAGACGATCAGAAGAAAAAAATGGCAGGCCAGTCCTGTTCCGTTTCAATTAAAGCTGATTTTTCTTTTAATAAAATGAGAATAGGCGAGATTAACGTTAAAGGTAAATCAGATAAAACCATACTGCTCGCAACATATCTCGATGGAGCATGCGTAAATAACAAAGGTCTATATGGCGTATCCTGCGGAATAGAACTGATGCGCTGCCTCCAGAAACGTAAAGAACTGAATCATTCTTACAAACTGCTCATTATGCCGCATAATTTTGGACCGGACCTCTGGCTCAAGCAGCACAAAGACACCCTCCCCTCAGCATGTCTGAACCTGGAAATGGACAGCTGGGCCGACCTGAGCGTTGCGACAAAGCCACACCCCTGGTTCAACAGAATTGAGTGCGATGATTGCTTGCCGAGTTCTGAGGATACGGCTGCTTTTCAGACAACAGGAGTGCCTGCTTTTTCTCTTGTCTCTCAAGGAAAAACCCGCAAAGCAGAAGAAACCGTCTCGCAATTACTTAAGATTATCGACAATTTTGAAGGGACCGGATTGACTGGACCTGATCATCCAGCCAAGTCCTGA
- a CDS encoding cyclase family protein: MTRLIDLTHLIHEGMLTYDRPWHVQVEVSQLAHIENQGRETRRLVLGSHTGTHVDAPAHFVQSGNTIENLSLEALIGPARIIDYSSLPGLTEISVEMLKEELGEIIPQRIILRYDWDKYWGDEKYYTGHPYLSEHAARWLVEKGVKLVGTDAAMPDNPEPPANSPDSPIHKILLKSKVILLEYLCNIHQLTSETVTLMALPLKVKGADGAPVRCVAYDGLMNFEEK; this comes from the coding sequence GTGACCAGACTAATAGACCTTACACATTTAATTCATGAAGGGATGCTGACCTATGACCGTCCCTGGCATGTTCAGGTGGAAGTCAGCCAGCTTGCACACATTGAAAATCAGGGCCGGGAAACCAGACGGCTGGTTCTTGGAAGCCACACAGGAACCCATGTGGACGCACCAGCACATTTCGTTCAATCCGGAAACACTATCGAAAACCTTTCACTGGAAGCACTGATCGGCCCGGCACGAATTATCGATTATTCTTCTTTGCCCGGATTAACAGAAATATCTGTGGAAATGCTGAAAGAAGAACTCGGAGAAATAATCCCGCAACGGATAATCCTGAGGTATGACTGGGATAAGTACTGGGGCGACGAAAAGTATTATACCGGGCACCCCTACCTCTCCGAACATGCGGCACGCTGGCTGGTCGAAAAAGGAGTCAAGCTTGTCGGGACCGATGCAGCAATGCCGGACAACCCGGAACCTCCAGCCAATTCCCCGGATTCGCCCATCCATAAAATTCTGCTGAAATCAAAGGTTATCCTTCTGGAATATTTATGCAATATCCATCAGCTCACATCTGAAACAGTCACCCTGATGGCCCTCCCGCTGAAGGTGAAAGGGGCTGACGGAGCACCGGTCCGCTGTGTAGCCTATGATGGGTTGATGAACTTCGAAGAAAAATAA
- a CDS encoding class I adenylate-forming enzyme family protein has translation MSYIADIFNKFENDPYLIDASTEQVLTYGQLAEASIRLADRLREAGLKKGSRIGLLLPGSVELACTYYACLFLGAVAVPVNNKYKETDREYIFAAARTDIILYTDKTEALLPETKYSLLKIDLSASEEGEGLSLFNSTPSSRELSVPEIDHDALFSLTFTSGTTGRPKGIFHTANTLFTNAAAFKDALAITPAHRFYHIMPMSYMAGFLNCLLCPFVAGASVVVNREFDAMMAMNFWAAPIKHNVNCMWLSPSVLSILLKMDRGEEGRNYTAGSMRFIASCTAPLPVDVKKEFEEKYETPVLPSFGLSETLINTIDRPEERAPDGTVGKALTGVVFTLINETGDTSPAGQEGEILIESQGQMIGYLNPETGTPDILPRNHAFPTGDLGIIEEGGHLRITDRKKDLIIRGGVNISPKKIEDCLCMHEHIVEAAVVGIPDPAQGEKVAAALVLSGDTELKDIRKEIENLCQSNLESTACPEIFRQAKDFPRSSTGKVKKTDLRNILSAG, from the coding sequence ATGAGCTACATCGCTGATATTTTTAACAAATTTGAAAATGACCCATATCTGATTGACGCCTCAACCGAGCAGGTTCTGACCTACGGACAGCTCGCTGAAGCTTCCATACGTCTGGCAGACAGACTGAGGGAAGCAGGCTTGAAAAAAGGCTCGAGAATCGGATTACTGCTGCCCGGCTCTGTTGAGTTGGCATGCACCTACTATGCTTGTCTTTTCCTTGGCGCAGTGGCTGTCCCGGTCAACAACAAATACAAAGAGACTGACCGGGAATATATCTTTGCGGCTGCCAGAACGGATATCATCCTGTATACGGACAAAACGGAAGCTCTGCTTCCTGAGACAAAATACTCTTTGCTGAAAATTGACCTGTCAGCATCGGAAGAAGGGGAAGGGTTGTCCCTTTTCAATTCCACTCCCTCCAGCAGGGAACTGTCTGTCCCGGAAATAGACCATGACGCCCTGTTTTCGCTGACGTTCACATCGGGAACCACGGGCAGGCCCAAGGGAATCTTTCATACTGCGAATACCCTTTTTACCAATGCCGCAGCTTTTAAAGATGCCCTTGCCATAACGCCCGCCCACCGCTTTTATCATATCATGCCCATGAGCTACATGGCCGGCTTTCTGAACTGCCTGCTCTGTCCTTTTGTCGCAGGGGCCAGTGTTGTTGTAAACAGGGAATTTGACGCAATGATGGCCATGAACTTCTGGGCCGCCCCGATTAAACACAACGTAAACTGCATGTGGCTGTCTCCTTCCGTACTGAGTATTTTACTTAAAATGGACAGAGGAGAAGAAGGACGCAATTACACAGCAGGTTCAATGAGATTTATCGCCTCATGCACTGCCCCTTTACCTGTTGATGTCAAAAAGGAATTTGAGGAGAAGTACGAAACACCGGTTCTCCCCAGCTTCGGCCTATCTGAAACTTTAATAAATACAATCGACAGACCTGAAGAGCGGGCACCGGACGGGACTGTAGGTAAAGCTCTGACAGGGGTAGTCTTTACCCTGATAAACGAAACAGGGGACACATCCCCCGCAGGGCAGGAAGGCGAAATTCTGATTGAATCACAAGGCCAGATGATAGGTTACCTCAATCCGGAAACAGGAACCCCTGACATCCTGCCAAGAAATCACGCTTTTCCTACCGGAGACCTGGGAATCATAGAAGAAGGCGGACACCTGAGGATCACTGACCGGAAAAAGGATCTTATCATACGGGGCGGCGTCAACATCAGCCCCAAGAAAATCGAAGACTGCCTCTGCATGCATGAACACATAGTTGAAGCTGCGGTAGTAGGCATCCCTGATCCTGCCCAAGGTGAAAAAGTGGCTGCAGCTTTAGTGCTTTCCGGTGATACGGAACTTAAAGACATACGCAAAGAGATCGAAAACTTATGCCAATCAAATCTGGAATCCACAGCATGTCCGGAAATCTTCCGGCAGGCTAAGGACTTCCCGCGCAGTTCGACCGGAAAAGTCAAAAAGACAGATCTCCGCAATATACTTTCAGCAGGATAA
- a CDS encoding 4-hydroxy-2-oxovalerate aldolase, translating to MKTQILDTTLRDGSYAIDFQFTAQDTAVIAKELELAGVDIIEVGHGVGLGASEKGFGKAFETDRDYLAAAGKVLTRAKYGMFCIPGIAELEDIDMAADMGAQFIRIGTNANDISSSEAFIARAKKHGLFVSANFMKSYVLEAEDFAEKAKQTQEYGSDVLCVVDSSGGMLSSELKSYFEAVQSICDIPLGFHGHNNLGLAVAHSVQAVEMGAAIVDTSLQGMGRSAGNAATELVVAALDRMGIETGVDMLRVMDVGEKYVKPLIRGNGLSSLDMVTGFAQFHSSYMSTIRKYASKYNIDPRILIIELCKVDKVDAPEDLVESIASGISEKTTPPLTSRFDFTAYHGNEQS from the coding sequence ATGAAAACACAAATTTTGGACACAACACTTCGCGACGGAAGCTATGCCATCGACTTTCAGTTCACAGCTCAGGATACAGCTGTCATAGCTAAAGAGCTTGAGCTTGCAGGTGTCGATATAATTGAAGTTGGACATGGAGTGGGATTAGGCGCGTCTGAAAAAGGGTTCGGCAAGGCCTTTGAGACCGACAGGGATTATCTGGCCGCAGCGGGCAAAGTGCTGACACGAGCCAAGTACGGCATGTTCTGCATCCCTGGAATCGCCGAGCTTGAAGACATCGATATGGCAGCGGATATGGGAGCACAATTCATTCGAATCGGAACCAACGCAAATGACATAAGCTCTTCTGAGGCTTTTATTGCCCGAGCCAAAAAACATGGCCTCTTTGTCTCAGCTAATTTTATGAAATCATACGTTCTTGAGGCCGAGGATTTCGCTGAAAAAGCCAAACAGACTCAAGAATACGGCTCAGATGTTTTGTGTGTTGTAGACTCCTCGGGTGGCATGCTTTCCTCAGAGTTGAAAAGCTACTTCGAAGCAGTTCAAAGCATTTGTGATATCCCGCTTGGTTTTCACGGCCACAACAACCTCGGACTGGCTGTTGCCCACTCTGTTCAGGCTGTAGAAATGGGAGCGGCAATAGTTGACACTTCGCTGCAGGGCATGGGCCGCAGTGCAGGGAATGCCGCAACAGAATTAGTAGTTGCCGCCCTTGACCGTATGGGAATTGAGACCGGAGTTGACATGCTGCGAGTCATGGATGTGGGTGAAAAGTATGTAAAGCCCCTTATCCGCGGCAACGGACTTTCTTCACTTGATATGGTCACCGGCTTTGCTCAGTTTCACTCCAGTTACATGAGTACAATTCGAAAATATGCCAGTAAATACAACATTGATCCTCGAATCCTTATCATCGAATTGTGTAAAGTCGATAAAGTGGATGCGCCCGAAGATCTGGTTGAGTCAATCGCTTCAGGAATCAGCGAAAAAACAACTCCGCCCTTGACCAGTCGATTTGACTTTACTGCATATCACGGAAATGAGCAGAGCTAA
- a CDS encoding transposase has protein sequence MVALHASFSCVTSKKDWLALLSTDTSLSDVDVVRIYGKRWDIEVFFRTIKQHLDLKKGCQARDFDALIAHTTIAMMQYIFLSLDQRRNDDPRTLGLLFHACCEEMRDLDYLKSLQRTLTLTAANLLENKQVAELLW, from the coding sequence ATGGTAGCTCTGCACGCATCGTTTTCGTGCGTAACAAGCAAAAAAGACTGGCTCGCGCTTTTGTCCACGGATACGAGTCTATCCGATGTCGATGTCGTCCGCATCTATGGAAAACGTTGGGATATCGAAGTCTTTTTCCGTACAATTAAACAGCATCTGGACTTGAAAAAAGGCTGTCAGGCCAGAGATTTCGATGCGCTTATCGCCCACACCACCATTGCTATGATGCAATATATCTTCCTCTCTTTGGATCAAAGACGAAATGACGATCCACGCACCCTCGGTCTGCTTTTTCACGCCTGCTGCGAAGAAATGCGTGACTTGGATTACTTGAAGTCTCTTCAACGGACATTGACTCTGACTGCAGCAAATCTGCTGGAAAACAAACAGGTTGCAGAGCTGTTATGGTAA
- a CDS encoding transposase: MSNRKYSEEFKKSAVKLVTELGYSYNEAADQLGCSSWSIRQWTKKYGKIKDVPPEFEHIPAADEMKKIREENARLRMENEILKKAAAYFAKESL; the protein is encoded by the coding sequence ATGAGTAACCGAAAGTATTCAGAAGAATTTAAGAAGTCCGCCGTTAAGCTCGTCACCGAGTTGGGCTATTCATACAACGAAGCTGCGGATCAGCTTGGCTGTAGTTCGTGGTCAATTCGGCAATGGACTAAAAAGTATGGCAAAATTAAAGATGTGCCGCCGGAATTTGAGCATATCCCTGCTGCTGATGAGATGAAAAAGATTCGGGAAGAAAATGCCCGCCTCCGCATGGAGAATGAAATTTTAAAAAAGGCAGCGGCGTACTTTGCCAAGGAGTCCCTATAA
- a CDS encoding IS3 family transposase yields MPSEQQKRRDKIRQAASASYRESDGVYGYRKVHEDVIETVGFYCCPETVRRVLAAKGMKSQTVRRHRYTKTHRDEHYAPNLLSREFTANAPNEKWVPDITYIPTGEGWLYLVIVQDILSTLEFSTIENVGMPGSAMFHLTNLSRTITVNNT; encoded by the coding sequence TTGCCAAGCGAACAGCAGAAACGGCGGGATAAAATCCGTCAAGCGGCCAGCGCATCTTACCGAGAAAGTGACGGAGTGTACGGATACCGGAAGGTGCATGAAGACGTAATCGAAACTGTCGGTTTTTACTGTTGTCCAGAAACCGTAAGGCGTGTCCTCGCCGCAAAAGGGATGAAATCTCAAACGGTGCGTAGGCATCGTTATACGAAAACGCATCGGGATGAGCACTATGCACCGAACCTGTTGTCGCGGGAGTTCACTGCCAATGCTCCAAACGAAAAATGGGTTCCGGATATTACATACATCCCTACGGGCGAAGGATGGCTCTACCTGGTAATCGTGCAGGATATTTTATCTACCTTGGAATTTTCTACAATAGAAAACGTAGGAATGCCGGGATCGGCTATGTTTCACCTGACCAATTTGAGCAGGACTATTACCGTAAACAACACCTAG